The nucleotide window ACCAGCGCCTCGAGTCGCTCGACCTCGAACCCGGCGACCCGGTGTACGTCCAGGTGAAGAACGTCCGGGACAACGGCGACGTTGACCTCGCGTGGTCCATCCGCCAGTCGGACCGCGAGTTCCGCGGCGCGCTCATCCAGGACGGCACCGAGGAACGCGACGCGGAGCCGGACGACGAGGACGACGACGGACCGGGCCCCGTGACCCACACGCCGACGAAGAAGGACCGGGGCGGGGACGACGACGGCGAGAGCCAGGGAAACGGGCGTAGCGGCGGGACCGGCGCGGAGACGAACGGGTCCTCGTCGCGGGACACGACCGAACCCTCGGGGACCGAGACGACGTCCACGACCGAACCGGAGGCAGAGCCGGCCTCCGAGACCGCGGACGACTCCCGAGACGAGGACGAGGGAGCCGAGCCGACCGCCGACCGCGAGCGGGTCGACATCGGCTCGCTCGGGGACCGGGTCGGCCAGGACGTCCGTATCGAGGGCGAGGTCGTCGGCGCCCGACAGACCGGTGGCCCGACCGTCTTCGAACTGCGCGACGAGACGGGCGTCGTCGACTGCGCCGCGTTCATCGAGGCCGGCGTCCGCGCGTACCCGTCGATCGACGTGGGCGACATCGTCCGCCTCGACGGCCAGGTCGAACGCCGCCGGAACGAGATCCAGGTCGAGACCGAGGCGCTCGCTGCGCTCGAGGGCGAGGAGGCCGAGACGGTCCAGCGCCGCCTCGCCGACGCCCTGACGGCGGAGGCCCGACCGGAGACCGTCGACACGCTCGCCGACCACGACGCGCTCGAGGCGATGACCGACGACCTGCTCGACATCGCCGAGGCGCTCCGGCGTTCGGTGCTCGAGTCGCGCCCGGTCGTCGTGCGACACGCCGCGACCGCGGACGGCTACGTCGCCGGCGCGGCGGTCGAGCGCGCCGTGCTCCCGCTCATCCGCGAGGAGCACGCCGCGAGCGACGCCCAGTACCACTACTTTACCCGCCGGCCGCTCGACGAGCCGGTGTACGACATGGACGCGGCGACGAAGGACGCGACGCGGATGCTCCAGGACCGCGACCGCCACGACGAGAAGCTCCCGTTCGTGCTGCTGCTCGGCACCGGCTCGACGGTCGAGTCCGCCGACGGCCTCGACCTCCTCGGCATCTACGGCGCCGAGCGCGCCGTCGTCGACGCCGCAGCCGCCGACCCCGAGATCGCCGACTCCGTCGAGACGCTCGCGAACCCCGACCTCGCGGGCGCCGACGCCGGGGAGCTCTCCACCGGCGCGCTGGCCGCGACGCTGGCCGCGACTGTAAACGGGGACGTTCGCGACGACGTCGCACACCTCCCGGCGATCAGCTACTGGGAGGATACCCCCGAACCGTACGCGGACCTGGCTGCCGACGCCGGGTACGACGCCGAGCGCGTCGCGGAGCTCCGCGAGGCCGTCGCCCTGGAGGCGTTCTACCAGAGTTACCAGGACAAGCGCGAACTCATCACGGACATCCTCTTCAGCGGCGACGACGGCGACCTCGCGGGCCACATCTCCGCGCAGTTCCGCGAGAAGCTCGAGACCGAACTCGACACGGCCAGCGCCAACGCCGAGTCCCGCGAGGCCGGCGACGTGCCGTTCACCGTCCTCGACGCCGACGCGTACGCCCACCGGTACGACTTCCCGCCGACGAGCCTCCTGGCGGACGCGCTTCACCGCCGCGAGCGCGACGAGGGAACGCACGTCACGCTGGTGTACGGCACCGACGAACTGTTCCTCCGCGCGAGCGAGGACCTGGACGTACGCGAGGTCGCCGGGGACGCGGCCGAGGACGTGACCGACGCGGGCGTCACCGCGGTCGGCGTCCGCGAGGGGCGCGTCGAGTTCCTCTCCGGGCGCCGCGAGGCCGTCGTCGACGCCGTCGTCGACGCGGTCGCGAGCCAGGTCGCCTGAGTCGAAAACGTCTCGATCTTCTCCGGACCGCTCTCGGACCGTTTTCTCGCCGCTAGGGCATCGTTTAGACGCCAGAGGGAACGACTCAGTTCGGCAAACGAACTCGCGCTCAGCAACGGTACGGTGACACGCTCCGGGCGTGGACGTGGTCGGTCAGATCCGAGAACTCGCTCTGACCGCAGTTGTGAGAAACGTCGAACGTGGTCCCCAACGTCGGTCAGTACAGGGTGGGCAGTTGATCAGATACGCCCGCGGATAGGATTTGTATCTTCCTTACCGCCATCGCACGACGGCGGGCTTCCTCACCAGCCCATCCCCGGCTCGTCGGCGGCTTGCCGCACCCAGGAAGCGACCTGCTCCTCGTCCAGCGTGTCCGTCTCCTCCAGGTCCAGCGCCTGTCTGGTCGGATCTGATCCGCTGGGCGGCTCCGGCTCGAGGTACGATTCGCACACGAAGGTCAGCTTCACGTGTTTCGAGAACGCGCTGAACGACGCGAACCATCCCTCGTCCTCGACGCCATAGAACGGCTGGTGCCACTTCACGGCGCGGCGCACGTCGGGCACTTCGCATTGGATGATCTCGTCGATTCGTGCCGCGACCTCACGCTTCCACCCCGGCAGCGCCGCAACGTACGCCTTCACTGCTGTCGATCCATCGGTTTCGTCCTTCCTCCGCGCCGCCTGGTACTGTTTGCTCCGTTCCTCCCACTCTCCCTCCGTCGGAACCTGGTCCGACAGCTCGATCTCCCCGAAGTCCTCGTCCACGATGGTTTCCTCGCCCTCTCGACCCGATATCGAAGTCACGACCAGGATCGGGTCCGGACCCTCGGGGTCAGAAAACAGGTCGAAGGCCAGCCGCACCGTCCCTCCTCGCCAGTGGCGAGCAA belongs to Halorarum halophilum and includes:
- a CDS encoding DHH family phosphoesterase, coding for MGTCIICGTPVDGRICDSHEEDVVFEFRGNKPSQLVPNRFYSGTVDGYADFGLFVDLSSNVTGLLHRSELDQRLESLDLEPGDPVYVQVKNVRDNGDVDLAWSIRQSDREFRGALIQDGTEERDAEPDDEDDDGPGPVTHTPTKKDRGGDDDGESQGNGRSGGTGAETNGSSSRDTTEPSGTETTSTTEPEAEPASETADDSRDEDEGAEPTADRERVDIGSLGDRVGQDVRIEGEVVGARQTGGPTVFELRDETGVVDCAAFIEAGVRAYPSIDVGDIVRLDGQVERRRNEIQVETEALAALEGEEAETVQRRLADALTAEARPETVDTLADHDALEAMTDDLLDIAEALRRSVLESRPVVVRHAATADGYVAGAAVERAVLPLIREEHAASDAQYHYFTRRPLDEPVYDMDAATKDATRMLQDRDRHDEKLPFVLLLGTGSTVESADGLDLLGIYGAERAVVDAAAADPEIADSVETLANPDLAGADAGELSTGALAATLAATVNGDVRDDVAHLPAISYWEDTPEPYADLAADAGYDAERVAELREAVALEAFYQSYQDKRELITDILFSGDDGDLAGHISAQFREKLETELDTASANAESREAGDVPFTVLDADAYAHRYDFPPTSLLADALHRRERDEGTHVTLVYGTDELFLRASEDLDVREVAGDAAEDVTDAGVTAVGVREGRVEFLSGRREAVVDAVVDAVASQVA
- a CDS encoding DUF1801 domain-containing protein, translated to MSASGSLTAKRVSELVMANRAIRAPYYSKDHDEGVRFTDPEKGLQWGADAIPALLGLFRVEQDTRDDHPDGWVGFARHWRGGTVRLAFDLFSDPEGPDPILVVTSISGREGEETIVDEDFGEIELSDQVPTEGEWEERSKQYQAARRKDETDGSTAVKAYVAALPGWKREVAARIDEIIQCEVPDVRRAVKWHQPFYGVEDEGWFASFSAFSKHVKLTFVCESYLEPEPPSGSDPTRQALDLEETDTLDEEQVASWVRQAADEPGMGW